The Anaerolineae bacterium genome contains a region encoding:
- a CDS encoding carbohydrate ABC transporter substrate-binding protein, translating into MVPVEKTVEVKVTVPVKETVEVTVEVPAPKGAITVMGVWGGDERVAFQDAVAPFTKETGIGVAFEGTRDLAAVLTTRVEAGNPPDIAILPNPGQLYELAKAGHLVPLDSFMDVEKIKADYGQSWVDLASYDGHLYGIFYKVAIKSLVWYNPKAFAAKGYQVPKTWDEMMALTDQIVADGGTPWCIGLESGPASGWPGTDWIEDIMLRTAGPEVYDQWVRHEIPWTDPAVKQAWEFFGQIARNDKYVWGGVQGVLNTNFGDSPQPLFDDPPGCYMHRQASFITGFFPKGLKAGEDYDFFTFPPIDEQWGTPALIAGDVIVMFNDTPEVRQFVQHLASAKPQEIWAASGGFISANKQVNLDVYPDDLTRKMAQAIVSAQVARFDGSDLMPAAVGAGSFWTGVLDYVSGTDLDTVLADIEASAQDAYGK; encoded by the coding sequence ATGGTGCCGGTGGAAAAGACGGTGGAGGTGAAAGTCACCGTGCCTGTCAAGGAGACCGTGGAGGTCACCGTAGAAGTGCCGGCCCCCAAGGGCGCCATCACTGTCATGGGGGTGTGGGGCGGTGACGAGCGGGTGGCCTTTCAGGATGCTGTCGCGCCCTTCACCAAGGAGACGGGGATTGGCGTGGCCTTTGAGGGCACCCGCGACCTGGCCGCCGTGCTGACCACCCGGGTCGAGGCCGGCAACCCACCCGACATTGCCATTCTGCCCAACCCCGGTCAGTTGTACGAATTGGCCAAGGCCGGCCATCTGGTTCCGCTGGATTCCTTCATGGATGTGGAGAAGATCAAGGCCGATTACGGCCAGTCCTGGGTGGACCTGGCCAGTTACGACGGCCATTTGTACGGTATTTTCTACAAGGTGGCCATCAAGAGCCTGGTCTGGTACAACCCCAAGGCCTTCGCGGCCAAAGGGTATCAGGTACCCAAGACCTGGGACGAGATGATGGCCCTGACGGATCAGATCGTGGCCGATGGCGGTACGCCCTGGTGCATCGGTTTGGAGAGCGGTCCGGCCAGCGGCTGGCCGGGCACGGATTGGATCGAGGACATCATGCTGCGCACCGCCGGGCCTGAAGTTTACGACCAGTGGGTGCGTCATGAAATCCCCTGGACCGACCCGGCGGTGAAGCAGGCCTGGGAATTCTTTGGCCAGATTGCCCGCAACGACAAGTATGTGTGGGGCGGCGTGCAGGGCGTGCTCAACACCAACTTTGGCGATTCGCCGCAACCCTTGTTCGACGATCCCCCGGGCTGCTACATGCACCGCCAGGCTTCGTTCATCACCGGCTTCTTCCCCAAGGGCCTCAAAGCGGGTGAGGACTACGATTTCTTCACCTTCCCGCCCATCGATGAGCAGTGGGGCACCCCGGCGCTTATCGCGGGGGATGTCATCGTGATGTTCAACGATACGCCGGAAGTGCGCCAGTTCGTGCAGCACCTGGCCAGCGCCAAGCCGCAGGAAATCTGGGCGGCCAGTGGCGGCTTCATCTCGGCCAACAAACAGGTCAACCTGGATGTCTATCCGGACGATCTGACGCGCAAGATGGCGCAGGCCATCGTCAGCGCGCAGGTGGCCCGTTTCGACGGTTCGGACCTGATGCCGGCGGCGGTGGGGGCCGGTTCCTTCTGGACCGGGGTGCTGGACTATGTGAGCGGCACGGACCTGGACACCGTGCTGGCAGACATCGAAGCCTCGGCTCAGGACGCCTACGGCAAATAG
- the treS gene encoding maltose alpha-D-glucosyltransferase, which produces MSSTPPREHPWYKNAVCYELYVRAFFDSNRDGHGDLRGLTAKLDYLQWLGVDCIWLLPIYPSPLRDDGYDVADYYGIHPDYGTLEDFRELLAEAHARNLRIIVDLVLNHTSDQHPWFQEARRNPHSPYHDYYVWSDTGQKYSQARIIFLDSETSNWTWDPVAKKYYWHRFYRWQPDLNYDNPAVQEEMLRVVHYWLAMGVDGFRVDAVPYLFEREGTNCENLPETHAFLKRLRRYVDEHFPGRVLLCEANQWPQDVRAYFGGDPHDPSVPGDEFHMAFHFPVMPRIFMALKQERRDALVRILEATPPIPEDCQWCTFLRNHDELSLEMVTEAERAWMWEQYAPHPRMRLNLGIRRRLAPLLDGDERKIRLAYSLLFTLPGTPFLYYGDEIGMGDNIWLPDRNGVRTPMQWTDESPNAGFTAPDVRPYLPVIDDPQYGYRKVNVRAQRRDPGSLLQSVRRMIQMRKAHPVLGYGRLRWVDLDAPQVAAYFREDPHHPQEAPILVLNNLSRAPQRVSLPKGVYHPIAPELARPSQPVGQSVTLPPYGFLWLVRRV; this is translated from the coding sequence ATGAGCTCAACGCCCCCTCGAGAACACCCCTGGTACAAGAACGCCGTGTGCTACGAACTCTATGTGCGGGCGTTTTTCGACAGCAATCGGGATGGTCATGGGGATTTGCGCGGCCTGACCGCTAAACTGGATTATTTGCAGTGGTTGGGGGTGGATTGTATCTGGTTGTTGCCCATTTACCCTTCGCCGCTTCGGGACGATGGGTATGATGTGGCGGACTACTATGGGATTCACCCCGATTACGGGACCTTGGAGGACTTCCGTGAACTGCTGGCCGAGGCCCACGCCCGGAATCTGCGCATCATCGTGGATTTGGTGTTGAATCACACCTCGGATCAGCACCCCTGGTTCCAGGAGGCGCGGCGCAATCCCCATTCCCCTTACCATGATTATTACGTGTGGAGCGACACGGGCCAGAAATACTCACAGGCGCGGATCATCTTTCTGGATTCGGAGACCTCCAACTGGACCTGGGACCCGGTGGCGAAGAAGTACTACTGGCACCGGTTTTATCGCTGGCAGCCCGACTTGAACTACGACAATCCGGCGGTGCAGGAGGAAATGCTGCGCGTGGTGCATTACTGGCTGGCCATGGGGGTGGACGGCTTTCGCGTGGACGCCGTACCTTATCTGTTTGAGCGCGAGGGGACCAATTGCGAGAATCTCCCCGAAACGCACGCTTTCCTCAAGCGCTTGCGGCGTTATGTGGATGAGCATTTTCCCGGGCGGGTGTTGCTGTGCGAGGCGAACCAGTGGCCCCAGGATGTGCGGGCGTATTTCGGCGGTGATCCGCACGATCCCTCGGTGCCCGGCGATGAGTTCCACATGGCCTTTCACTTCCCGGTGATGCCGCGCATCTTCATGGCGCTGAAGCAGGAGCGGCGCGATGCCCTGGTGCGCATCCTGGAAGCCACACCGCCCATCCCAGAGGATTGCCAGTGGTGCACCTTCCTCCGCAATCACGACGAGTTGTCGTTGGAGATGGTCACCGAAGCGGAGCGGGCGTGGATGTGGGAGCAGTATGCGCCTCATCCCCGGATGCGGCTCAATCTGGGCATCCGCCGGCGGCTGGCGCCTCTGCTGGACGGCGACGAACGCAAAATTCGGCTGGCTTACTCTTTGCTCTTCACCCTGCCGGGGACGCCGTTCCTCTACTATGGCGACGAGATTGGCATGGGGGACAATATCTGGCTGCCCGACCGCAACGGCGTGCGCACGCCCATGCAATGGACCGACGAATCGCCCAACGCGGGGTTCACCGCCCCGGATGTGCGGCCCTACCTCCCGGTGATCGACGACCCGCAGTACGGGTATCGAAAGGTGAATGTGCGGGCCCAGCGGCGGGATCCGGGTTCGTTGCTGCAGAGCGTGCGTCGGATGATCCAGATGCGCAAAGCCCACCCGGTTTTGGGCTATGGTCGGCTGCGCTGGGTGGACCTGGACGCCCCTCAGGTGGCGGCGTATTTTCGTGAGGACCCGCACCATCCTCAGGAGGCGCCAATACTGGTGCTCAACAATCTGAGCCGCGCCCCACAGAGGGTGTCGTTGCCCAAAGGGGTGTATCACCCGATTGCGCCTGAACTTGCGAGGCCTTCGCAGCCCGTGGGGCAAAGCGTGACCTTGCCCCCGTATGGATTCCTTTGGCTCGTGCGGCGTGTTTGA
- a CDS encoding LacI family transcriptional regulator, giving the protein MTPSTKRPTSYDVARLAGVSRTTVSLVLNNVQTVHISPETRRKVLEAARKLHYFPHASARRLAQGRTATVALVWHRGPDVNYRDAFLPALLQGLTRVLKQHDYHLIFRPLEPDEPDEVFLELARGRYADGLILSGPRAEMPYLEELHQQGYPLVLHGQIPGTEIPWVDVDNIQGARLAVEHLLGLGHRRIALITNAPLAYVASQQRLEGYRQALAAAGVAYDETLVRYGNFDEQSGEEAMRSLLALEEPPTAVFVASDMVALGALKAIWDRGLRVPHDIALVGFDDITTSRFTTPPLTTVHVPALRLGEEVGRVLLDVIEFGFTSQPQTLLQTTLVVRASCGA; this is encoded by the coding sequence ATGACCCCTTCGACCAAGCGCCCCACTTCTTACGATGTTGCCCGCCTGGCAGGCGTTTCGCGCACCACCGTCTCGCTGGTGTTGAACAATGTCCAGACGGTGCACATCAGTCCCGAGACGCGCCGCAAGGTCCTGGAGGCGGCGCGCAAACTTCACTATTTCCCCCACGCCTCGGCCAGACGGTTGGCTCAAGGGCGCACGGCGACCGTGGCGCTGGTCTGGCATCGCGGCCCGGATGTGAACTATCGAGACGCCTTTCTGCCGGCGTTGCTGCAAGGGCTGACCCGGGTGCTCAAGCAGCACGACTACCACCTGATTTTCCGCCCGCTGGAGCCGGACGAACCGGATGAGGTGTTCCTCGAACTGGCGCGCGGCCGCTACGCCGACGGCTTGATTCTCTCTGGACCACGGGCGGAGATGCCCTACCTAGAAGAGTTGCACCAGCAGGGATACCCCCTGGTCCTTCACGGGCAGATCCCCGGCACGGAGATCCCCTGGGTGGATGTGGACAACATTCAGGGGGCGCGTCTGGCGGTCGAGCATCTGCTTGGTTTGGGCCATCGCCGGATTGCTCTGATCACCAACGCGCCCCTGGCGTATGTGGCCAGCCAGCAGCGCCTGGAGGGCTACCGCCAGGCGCTGGCCGCGGCGGGCGTGGCTTATGACGAGACACTGGTGCGCTATGGCAACTTCGACGAACAAAGCGGTGAAGAGGCGATGCGGTCGTTGTTGGCACTGGAAGAACCTCCTACCGCGGTTTTCGTGGCCAGCGACATGGTGGCCCTGGGCGCTCTAAAGGCGATCTGGGACCGGGGGTTGCGCGTGCCCCACGACATCGCCCTGGTGGGTTTTGACGACATCACCACATCGCGTTTTACCACGCCTCCATTGACCACGGTGCATGTCCCTGCGTTGCGCCTGGGCGAGGAGGTGGGGCGCGTTTTGCTGGATGTCATCGAATTTGGCTTCACGAGTCAACCGCAGACGCTGTTGCAGACCACGCTGGTGGTCCGGGCCTCTTGTGGGGCTTAG
- a CDS encoding carbohydrate ABC transporter permease, with protein sequence MSQVRARLSRVPLHLVLVLAGLVWMTPTIGLLISSLRPADAVMRTGWWTVFVHPLEFTQYTLQNYREILTAQGMGRAFLNSLIITVPSTLLPIAVAAFAAYAFAWMEFRGRQALFAIVVGLMVVPLQMTLIPLLRVYNRLGLSGTYLGIWLAHTGYGLPFAIYLLRNFFGALPRDLLESAYLDGASEFTAFVRLVLPLSVPALASLAIFQFLWVWNDLLVALIYLGGTEEVAPLTLKLSSLINSLGQNWHLLTAAAFVTMALPLVVFLSLQRYFVRGILAGSVKG encoded by the coding sequence ATGAGCCAGGTCAGGGCACGACTTTCCCGGGTGCCGTTGCACCTTGTGCTGGTGCTGGCGGGCCTGGTGTGGATGACGCCCACGATAGGCCTGCTGATCAGTTCCTTGCGCCCAGCCGACGCGGTCATGCGCACTGGCTGGTGGACTGTCTTCGTGCATCCGTTGGAGTTCACCCAATACACCCTGCAAAACTATCGGGAGATTCTCACCGCCCAGGGCATGGGCCGGGCGTTTCTCAACAGCCTGATCATCACGGTGCCTTCTACGCTGCTGCCCATTGCGGTTGCCGCCTTTGCGGCTTACGCCTTCGCCTGGATGGAGTTCCGTGGTCGGCAGGCCCTGTTTGCCATCGTGGTGGGGTTGATGGTGGTGCCTCTCCAGATGACCCTAATCCCTCTGCTGCGGGTGTACAACCGGTTGGGCCTGTCCGGGACCTATCTGGGCATCTGGCTGGCCCACACCGGCTATGGCCTGCCTTTCGCCATCTATCTTTTGCGCAATTTTTTCGGAGCGCTCCCCAGGGACTTGTTGGAATCGGCTTATCTGGACGGGGCTTCGGAGTTCACGGCTTTCGTGCGCCTGGTTTTGCCCCTCTCGGTGCCCGCCCTGGCCTCGCTGGCCATCTTTCAATTTCTGTGGGTGTGGAACGACCTGCTGGTGGCCCTCATCTATCTGGGAGGTACCGAGGAGGTCGCCCCGTTGACGCTGAAGTTGAGCAGCCTCATTAACTCGCTGGGGCAGAACTGGCACCTGTTGACCGCGGCGGCCTTTGTCACCATGGCCCTGCCCCTGGTGGTTTTCCTCTCCTTGCAGCGCTATTTTGTGCGTGGTATCCTTGCGGGGTCGGTCAAAGGCTGA
- a CDS encoding sugar ABC transporter permease, giving the protein MRSSRPWTPWLYLSPALLILAAYLVYPTLATLYYSFFDARVEHFVGLKNYQWIFTSKAMHTAFRNNLLWIVVFTSLTVFLGLILAVMADRVRYEAVVKSAIFLPMAISFVGAGVIWLFVYAYRPADAPQIGVLNAIRVAWFHQPPVGWLTTRPINNFALIAVGVWIWTGFNMVILSAAYKSIPKELLEAARVDGATEWHIFWKIILPLMKPTLAVVATTMIINVLKVFDIVYVMTNGNYGTEVIANRMYKEMFHFRHFGRASAIAVVLLLAIVPVMLVNIRRFQEQEAIR; this is encoded by the coding sequence ATGCGCTCCAGTCGCCCATGGACGCCCTGGTTGTATCTCAGCCCGGCTTTGCTCATCCTGGCCGCCTATCTGGTCTATCCCACCTTGGCCACGCTGTACTACAGTTTTTTCGACGCGCGGGTAGAACATTTCGTAGGGCTGAAGAACTACCAGTGGATTTTCACTTCCAAGGCCATGCACACCGCATTCCGCAACAACCTGTTGTGGATTGTGGTTTTCACCAGTCTGACCGTCTTTCTGGGGCTGATTCTGGCGGTGATGGCGGATCGGGTGCGTTATGAGGCCGTCGTCAAATCGGCCATTTTCCTGCCCATGGCCATTTCCTTTGTGGGGGCGGGGGTCATCTGGCTGTTCGTCTATGCCTATCGCCCGGCCGACGCGCCTCAAATCGGTGTGTTGAACGCCATTCGGGTGGCCTGGTTCCATCAGCCGCCCGTCGGCTGGCTGACCACCCGGCCGATCAACAACTTTGCCCTCATCGCCGTCGGGGTGTGGATTTGGACGGGGTTCAACATGGTCATCCTGTCGGCGGCTTACAAGAGTATCCCTAAGGAGCTGCTGGAGGCCGCCCGGGTAGACGGGGCTACGGAGTGGCACATCTTCTGGAAGATCATCCTTCCCCTGATGAAACCCACGCTGGCCGTAGTCGCCACCACGATGATCATCAATGTGCTCAAAGTGTTCGACATCGTGTATGTGATGACCAACGGCAACTACGGCACCGAGGTGATCGCTAACCGGATGTACAAGGAGATGTTCCATTTCCGCCACTTCGGACGGGCCAGCGCCATCGCCGTAGTGCTTCTTCTGGCTATCGTGCCGGTGATGCTGGTCAACATCCGACGGTTCCAGGAACAGGAGGCCATCCGATGA
- a CDS encoding YbaK/EbsC family protein, translating to MTEQTSLPPVARVLQAQDIPFRVYHHAHPIRSLEQAARERGQRLEQVVRSLLFRVGDGHFVLVLMPGGLRVDWPVLRRHLGVSRVTTATPEEVLAVTGYPVGAVGPLGLRQAVPILADPRAFAPEEMSVGSGEPGVAVILRSADLRRALGDQVTLVPLGQVAQRA from the coding sequence GTGACCGAGCAGACTTCTTTGCCGCCGGTGGCCCGCGTGTTGCAGGCGCAGGATATCCCGTTCCGGGTGTATCATCATGCACACCCCATCCGCTCGTTGGAGCAGGCGGCCAGGGAGCGCGGCCAGCGTTTGGAACAGGTGGTGCGTTCGCTGCTTTTTCGGGTGGGCGATGGCCATTTCGTGCTGGTGTTGATGCCCGGCGGTCTGCGCGTGGATTGGCCAGTGTTGCGGCGTCACCTGGGCGTCTCGCGGGTGACCACGGCCACGCCGGAGGAGGTGTTGGCGGTCACGGGTTACCCGGTGGGGGCCGTGGGGCCGCTGGGGTTGCGGCAAGCGGTGCCCATTCTGGCCGATCCCCGAGCCTTCGCCCCCGAGGAGATGTCGGTAGGCTCGGGGGAGCCGGGAGTGGCGGTCATCCTGCGCAGCGCCGACCTGCGACGCGCCTTGGGCGACCAGGTGACCCTGGTGCCTTTGGGGCAGGTGGCGCAGCGCGCTTGA